One window of the Rhodococcus sovatensis genome contains the following:
- a CDS encoding penicillin-binding protein 2, translated as MTRPTTGTPRRSPLPRNSASGNAAAQGRRPAASRRQGSHPVRPRPRSRFDASSFVFRNGFGRIVMFGVLAVVALQLLWIMGVDGHRLSAEAASQRTTTLVDPATRGSITDRNGKPIAFTMEAKALTFQPVRVRKELEEARAKDPTKPATDDRLAEIAAGIHDELGDIANEKDILAKLKSNDTFTYLVRGVDSTIATDISEKFNEVGLERQDIREYPGGSLAANIVGATGWDGHGLLGLEDSLDSTLAGTDGSQTYDRGSDGAVIPGSWRDKQTAVNGSGVELTIDADLQYYVQQQVQLAKDLSGAKNASAFVQDAHTGEVLAMSNDNTFNPGIGVGNNDANKEMGNLAVSTPFEPGSVNKIITAAAAIEYGLTTPDEVLQVPGNIFMSGVSVKDAWDHNVAPYTSTGVFGKSSNVGTLMLAQRVGEDRYADMLARFGLGQRSDVGLPGESAGSVPSRDQWSGGTFANLPIGQGLSMTLLQMTAMYQAIANDGMRIPPRIVKSTVDPGGNRTETEQPEGVYVVSPQTASTVRDMFRAVTQDDNGNQRGTGVAAGIPGYQISGKTGTAQQVDPACKCYSNSNYWITFAGIAPADDPRYVIGIMLDAPTRSADGSGGQSAAPLFHNIASWMLQRDSVPLSAASPKLVLQAD; from the coding sequence GTGACCAGGCCGACCACCGGGACGCCTCGTCGTAGTCCGTTGCCTCGAAACTCGGCGAGTGGGAATGCAGCGGCTCAGGGTCGTCGCCCCGCAGCGTCCCGCAGGCAGGGAAGTCACCCCGTTCGTCCGCGTCCGCGCAGCCGGTTCGATGCATCGTCCTTCGTATTCCGAAACGGTTTCGGCCGAATCGTCATGTTCGGAGTGCTCGCCGTCGTTGCCCTTCAGCTGCTGTGGATCATGGGCGTCGACGGACATCGTCTGTCCGCCGAGGCGGCGTCCCAGCGCACGACGACACTCGTCGACCCAGCCACTCGCGGTTCCATCACGGATCGAAACGGCAAGCCGATCGCATTCACGATGGAAGCGAAAGCGCTTACATTCCAACCAGTTCGAGTGCGCAAAGAACTGGAAGAGGCGCGGGCGAAGGATCCGACCAAGCCTGCGACGGACGACAGGCTTGCCGAAATCGCCGCGGGAATTCACGACGAATTGGGCGACATCGCGAACGAGAAGGACATTCTCGCGAAGTTGAAGAGCAACGACACGTTTACGTACCTCGTGCGTGGGGTCGATTCGACGATCGCCACCGACATCAGCGAGAAGTTCAACGAAGTCGGTCTCGAACGCCAGGACATCCGTGAATACCCGGGTGGATCGCTCGCCGCCAACATCGTCGGCGCGACCGGCTGGGACGGACACGGTCTGCTCGGGTTGGAAGATTCGCTCGATTCGACACTGGCCGGAACCGATGGGTCCCAGACCTACGATCGGGGTTCCGACGGGGCTGTCATCCCGGGCAGTTGGCGAGACAAGCAGACCGCGGTCAACGGATCGGGCGTCGAGTTGACCATCGATGCAGACCTTCAGTACTACGTGCAGCAGCAGGTTCAACTCGCAAAGGACTTGTCCGGCGCGAAGAATGCGTCAGCGTTCGTGCAGGACGCGCACACCGGCGAAGTGTTGGCAATGTCCAACGACAACACGTTCAATCCTGGCATCGGAGTCGGCAACAACGACGCGAACAAGGAAATGGGTAATCTTGCTGTTTCCACGCCGTTCGAACCTGGCTCGGTCAACAAGATCATCACAGCTGCTGCAGCGATCGAGTACGGACTGACTACTCCCGACGAAGTCCTCCAGGTGCCCGGCAACATCTTCATGTCCGGTGTCTCGGTCAAGGATGCATGGGACCACAACGTCGCCCCTTACACATCGACCGGAGTGTTCGGGAAGTCTTCGAACGTCGGCACCCTGATGCTCGCTCAGCGAGTGGGCGAGGACCGGTACGCCGATATGCTCGCGCGGTTCGGGCTGGGGCAGCGAAGCGATGTCGGACTGCCCGGTGAAAGTGCCGGCAGTGTGCCCAGCCGCGACCAGTGGTCCGGTGGCACGTTCGCCAATCTGCCCATCGGGCAGGGCCTGTCGATGACGTTGCTGCAGATGACCGCGATGTACCAGGCGATCGCGAACGACGGAATGCGTATACCTCCTCGAATCGTCAAGTCGACGGTGGACCCAGGGGGCAACAGGACCGAGACCGAACAGCCGGAGGGTGTGTACGTCGTGAGCCCGCAGACGGCATCGACGGTTCGCGACATGTTTCGTGCGGTCACTCAGGACGACAACGGAAATCAGCGCGGCACAGGAGTCGCCGCAGGAATTCCCGGTTATCAGATCAGTGGCAAGACCGGCACCGCACAGCAGGTGGACCCGGCATGCAAGTGCTACTCCAACTCGAACTACTGGATCACCTTCGCCGGAATCGCACCCGCGGATGATCCGCGCTACGTGATCGGAATCATGCTCGACGCACCCACTCGAAGCGCCGACGGTTCCGGCGGCCAGTCGGCAGCGCCTCTGTTCCACAACATCGCAAGCTGGATGCTTCAGCGTGACAGTGTTCCGTTGTCAGCAGCGAGTCCGAAACTGGTGCTGCAGGCCGACTGA
- a CDS encoding UDP-N-acetylmuramoyl-L-alanyl-D-glutamate--2,6-diaminopimelate ligase → MSVPADPQPAPSSSRPSRPPQTPVENIAAAAAAELVPAADGARGLVTGVELRAQGILAGDLFAALPGSSAHGASFASDAIERGAVAIFTDRAGLGIVREKFDRLPVPVLVHEHPRTVLGRVSALVYGNPSEKMTVIGITGTSGKTTTAYLLEAALSAAGRRTGLIGTIETRIAGMRVPSALTTPEAPHLHALFALMVERGLDTVVMEVSSHALSLGRVDGTVFSVGAFTNLSQDHLDFHGTLEEYFLAKSRLFAVDSRVRTRSAVVCVDDVWGRRMAEIADSAGSILLTVSVNAESDWTVADWSKDPTGNQNFTLVEPSGSRHEASIRLPGRYNVANAVLAAAICAAAGVDVRRAIDGMAEVDVPGRVQRISRGQGFLAVVDYAHKPAAVEAVIETLREQTEGRIAVVLGAGGDRDKAKRPLMGAAGARGADLLVITDDNPRSEDPDVIRDAVQAGALEVDEDVRAEVRNVAGRGSAIAEAVQWAREGDVVLVAGKGHEIGQDIGGVKYPFDDRVVLADAIDRRIAEQARAGS, encoded by the coding sequence GTGTCCGTGCCAGCAGACCCGCAGCCTGCTCCGTCGTCGTCTCGTCCTTCGAGACCGCCACAGACCCCGGTCGAGAACATCGCTGCCGCTGCGGCAGCAGAGTTGGTGCCTGCGGCGGACGGGGCTCGAGGGCTCGTCACGGGTGTCGAACTTCGTGCTCAGGGAATCCTTGCCGGGGACCTGTTCGCGGCGCTGCCCGGATCGTCGGCACACGGCGCATCCTTTGCGTCCGACGCGATAGAGCGGGGTGCCGTCGCTATCTTCACCGACAGGGCCGGCCTCGGCATTGTGCGAGAGAAGTTCGACAGGCTCCCGGTGCCCGTCTTGGTGCACGAGCATCCGCGAACCGTGCTCGGTCGAGTATCCGCGCTGGTCTACGGCAATCCGTCCGAGAAGATGACGGTCATCGGAATCACCGGTACTTCGGGAAAGACCACGACGGCGTATCTGTTGGAAGCCGCCTTGAGTGCAGCCGGTCGGCGCACCGGGTTGATCGGCACCATCGAAACCAGGATCGCGGGCATGCGGGTACCGAGTGCGCTCACGACCCCGGAAGCACCGCACCTGCATGCCTTGTTCGCATTGATGGTCGAACGCGGCCTCGACACCGTCGTGATGGAAGTCTCGAGTCACGCTCTCTCCCTCGGCCGGGTGGACGGCACTGTCTTCTCGGTCGGTGCTTTCACTAATTTGTCGCAGGATCACCTCGACTTCCACGGCACGCTCGAGGAGTACTTCCTGGCCAAGAGCAGGCTGTTCGCAGTCGATTCACGGGTACGGACGCGATCGGCCGTGGTGTGTGTCGACGATGTCTGGGGCAGGCGAATGGCGGAGATCGCCGACTCTGCCGGATCGATCCTGCTCACCGTGTCGGTGAACGCTGAATCGGACTGGACAGTGGCGGACTGGTCGAAAGACCCGACCGGCAATCAGAACTTCACGCTCGTCGAGCCCTCGGGGAGTCGTCACGAGGCATCGATTCGTCTGCCCGGCCGCTACAACGTCGCCAACGCCGTCCTTGCCGCGGCGATCTGTGCGGCCGCAGGTGTCGACGTGCGGCGAGCGATCGACGGAATGGCGGAAGTCGACGTTCCTGGGCGCGTTCAGCGAATCTCACGAGGCCAGGGCTTCTTGGCGGTCGTCGACTACGCACACAAGCCAGCCGCGGTGGAGGCAGTGATCGAGACGCTTCGCGAACAGACCGAAGGAAGAATCGCCGTCGTCCTCGGAGCCGGCGGTGATCGTGACAAGGCCAAGCGGCCGCTGATGGGTGCCGCAGGCGCCAGAGGCGCAGATCTGCTGGTCATCACCGATGACAATCCGCGCTCCGAGGACCCGGACGTCATCCGTGACGCAGTGCAGGCCGGGGCTCTGGAGGTGGATGAGGACGTTCGAGCCGAAGTCAGAAACGTTGCCGGTCGAGGGTCCGCAATTGCCGAGGCGGTCCAGTGGGCACGCGAAGGAGACGTCGTTCTCGTGGCGGGTAAAGGCCACGAAATCGGACAGGACATCGGCGGAGTGAAGTATCCCTTCGACGACAGGGTCGTACTGGCCGACGCCATCGATCGCAGGATCGCCGAACAAGCAAGGGCCGGTTCGTGA
- a CDS encoding UDP-N-acetylmuramoyl-tripeptide--D-alanyl-D-alanine ligase: MKALTIQQIADIVGGELHDVDNPTRLVDGSVEFDSRKIGAGGLFLALPGARVDGHEHARAAIDAGAALVLAARPVGVPAVVVQPAPHDGRAMALEHDSDGSGAAVLAALSALARASALELTASSGLTVVGVTGSSGKTSTKDLLYSVLRPLGSVVAPPGSFNNELGHPWTVLRADESSDFLVLELSARGVGHVAALAHAAPPRIGVVLNVGTAHLGEFGSRDRIALAKGELVEALPSAADGGVAVLNADDRLVKEMRSRTSARVVTVGMSPDADVRAENVSLDADARARFTMVTPIGRVDIALAVHGEHQIGNSLAAAAVALECGATLDQIADALAGSAAASVRRMDVRTRSDGVTVVNDSYNANPDSMRAALKALVSMSRSGTGPPRRTWAVLGEMAELGPESVVEHDAIGRLAVRLDVSRLIIVDSGRPTRGLHQGAVMEGSWGEESMLVPDHESAVAVLRAEVEPGDIVLVKASKSVALWSVADALLDESALLRSDEEQQANGTDGERDIMTPEESQ; encoded by the coding sequence GTGAAAGCACTGACAATCCAGCAGATCGCCGACATCGTCGGTGGTGAACTGCACGACGTCGACAACCCGACACGTCTGGTCGACGGCTCGGTCGAGTTCGACTCACGCAAGATCGGTGCCGGCGGACTCTTTCTCGCGCTGCCCGGTGCTCGCGTCGACGGACACGAGCACGCGCGGGCCGCAATCGATGCAGGGGCAGCTCTTGTGCTTGCGGCGCGACCGGTCGGCGTACCGGCGGTGGTGGTCCAACCGGCCCCGCACGACGGACGTGCGATGGCGCTCGAGCACGACTCGGACGGTTCGGGCGCGGCAGTGTTGGCTGCGCTCAGTGCATTGGCACGAGCGTCGGCTCTGGAACTCACGGCGAGTTCCGGGCTGACGGTCGTCGGCGTCACCGGGTCCTCGGGGAAGACCTCGACGAAGGATCTCTTGTATTCGGTGCTTCGACCACTCGGTTCCGTGGTCGCACCGCCCGGTTCGTTCAACAACGAGCTCGGTCATCCGTGGACCGTGTTGCGCGCCGACGAATCGTCCGATTTTCTGGTTCTCGAACTGTCTGCGCGCGGTGTGGGTCATGTTGCTGCGCTGGCGCACGCTGCGCCGCCTCGAATCGGCGTCGTCCTCAACGTGGGTACCGCGCATCTCGGTGAATTCGGGTCACGCGATCGAATCGCGCTGGCCAAGGGTGAGCTCGTCGAAGCGTTGCCGAGCGCGGCCGATGGTGGAGTTGCGGTGCTGAACGCCGACGATCGACTCGTGAAGGAAATGCGGTCGCGGACTTCGGCGCGGGTGGTGACTGTCGGTATGTCGCCGGATGCGGATGTTCGTGCGGAGAACGTGTCTCTCGACGCCGACGCTCGCGCCCGATTCACGATGGTGACGCCGATCGGACGTGTCGATATCGCGTTGGCAGTGCACGGCGAGCACCAGATCGGGAATTCGCTCGCCGCTGCGGCCGTCGCACTCGAATGTGGTGCCACTCTGGATCAGATCGCGGACGCGCTCGCCGGTTCGGCTGCGGCGTCGGTGCGCAGGATGGACGTGCGCACCAGGTCGGACGGAGTTACCGTCGTCAACGATTCTTACAATGCCAACCCCGACTCCATGCGTGCTGCACTCAAAGCTTTGGTGTCGATGTCGAGGTCCGGAACCGGCCCTCCGCGCCGCACCTGGGCAGTGCTGGGCGAGATGGCGGAGCTAGGGCCGGAATCTGTCGTCGAACACGACGCGATCGGCAGGCTTGCAGTGCGGCTGGATGTCAGTCGGTTGATCATCGTCGACTCCGGTCGGCCGACCAGAGGGCTGCATCAGGGTGCTGTCATGGAAGGCTCCTGGGGCGAAGAATCGATGCTCGTTCCCGACCACGAGTCCGCAGTGGCAGTGTTGCGCGCCGAAGTGGAGCCGGGCGACATCGTGCTGGTGAAAGCGTCGAAGTCGGTGGCGTTGTGGTCGGTCGCCGATGCACTTCTCGACGAGAGTGCGTTGTTGCGATCCGACGAAGAACAGCAGGCGAACGGTACGGACGGGGAGAGGGACATCATGACACCGGAGGAATCGCAGTGA